From one Pecten maximus chromosome 8, xPecMax1.1, whole genome shotgun sequence genomic stretch:
- the LOC117332123 gene encoding mucin-2-like, protein MVTKFLRVLTSGVFYLHSRHLPRPVLLLTLPSLTTTSPPTYTPATYHDQSSYLHSSHLPRPVLLLTLPPPTTTSPPTYTPVNYHDQSSYLHSSHLPRPVLLLTLPPPTTTSPPTYTPVTYHDQSSYLHSSHLPRPVLLLTLQPPTTTSPPTYTPTTYHDQSSYLHSRHLPRPVLLLTLQPPTTTSPPTYTPATYNDQSAYLHSRQLPRPVLLLTLPPPTTTSPPTYTPATYHDQSSYLHSRQLPRPVLLLTLPPPTTTSPPTYTPATYHDQSSYLHSRH, encoded by the coding sequence ATGGTCACGAAGTTCCTCAGAGTACTGACCAGCGGAGTCTTCTACCTACACTCCCGTCACTTACCACGACCAGTCCTCCTACTTACACTCCCGTCACTTACCACGACCAGTCCTCCTACTTACACTCCAGCCACCTACCACGACCAGTCCTCCTACTTACACTCCAGCCACCTACCACGACCAGTCCTCCTACTTACACTCCCGCCACCTACCACGACCAGTCCTCCTACTTACACTCCCGTCAACTACCACGACCAGTCCTCCTACTTACACTCCAGCCACCTACCACGACCAGTCCTCTTACTTACACTCCCGCCCCCTACCACGACCAGTCCTCCTACTTACACTCCCGTCACTTACCACGACCAGTCCTCCTACTTACACTCCAGCCACCTACCACGACCAGTCCTCCTACTTACACTCCAGCCACCTACAACGACCAGTCCTCCTACTTACACTCCCACCACCTACCACGACCAGTCCTCCTACTTACACTCCCGTCACTTACCACGACCAGTCCTCCTACTTACACTCCAGCCACCTACCACGACCAGTCCTCCTACTTACACTCCAGCTACCTACAACGACCAGTCCGCCTACTTACACTCCCGTCAACTACCACGACCAGTCCTCCTACTTACACTCCCACCACCTACCACGACCAGTCCTCCTACTTACACTCCAGCCACCTATCACGACCAGTCTTCCTACTTACACTCCCGTCAACTACCACGACCAGTCCTCCTACTTACACTCCCACCACCTACCACGACCAGTCCTCCTACTTACACTCCCGCCACCTACCACGACCAGTCCTCCTACTTACACTCCCGCCACTGA
- the LOC117332484 gene encoding all-trans-retinol 13,14-reductase-like yields the protein MMASTVMTTLADVQFYLWGLTLYPVSVSCVCITAALGLICLWGKGKHERGRNPFSVEHVKPIVDIVTDKDTRRKILKNKFSVAKVPDDLDDIVIGSGFGGLGVASLLSRAGHKVLVLEQHGRAGGSCHTFHEKGYEFDTGIHYVGNMAPGSTDRILIDQMTGGGVDYPPMDEAFDTVFLGEPDKARVYDILSDRTKFEASLVKRFPEEEEGIRKMMQYFKDCHGFMEGYFVLKFLPKWIIGIMTYTGIYNKLFKSYAKYVSVTTKEILDRCTENKELRAVFTYIFGDYGIVPSQSSFGLHAIVLNHYLDGAYYIRGGSSEVVMHTIPVIQAAGGQVLTKASVSKILMNSLGQAHGVEVKTKDATVQIYAKRIISDAGLVNTFFRLLPQEIASKSCIYPMIKQVGSSLAFLTAFIGLKGTKEELGLKSHNMWAFTRTDQEDAINEYLALSPEELDGYGIPLMFASFPSAKDPSWEKRNPGKSTCLIITLAKSEWFTRWKDEKVKRRSDEYNDLKNSIGRQMWDQLIKINPRLEGKEEFIEVGTPLSNAHYLGSTEGEMYGLQHSTERLLAPAAVHLRAETDIPGLYLTGQDILTAGFTGASFSALLCASSILNRNLHDDLSQLAKDMKKSA from the exons ATGATGGCGTCGACAGTGATGACCACGTTAGCCGATGTCCAGTTTTACCTGTGGGGTCTGACATTATATCCCGTCAGTGTGtcatgtgtgtgtattaccgCGGCCCTAGGCCTGATCTGCCTGTGGGGAAAAGGAAAACATGAGCGTGGCAGGAATCCATTCTCCGTGGAACACGTGAAGCCTATCGTGGACATCGTAACGGATAAAGATACTAGgaggaaaatattgaaaaata AGTTCAGCGTTGCCAAGGTACCCGATGACCTTGACGACATCGTCATTGGGAGTGGTTTCGGAGGATTAGGTGTGGCGTCACTTCTGTCCCGAGCCGGGCACAAGGTCCTTGTCTTGGAGCAGCATGGGAGGGCAGGCGGTTCTTGTCACACTTTCCATGAGAAAGGCTATGAGTTTGATACTG GAATCCACTACGTGGGAAACATGGCCCCCGGATCAACAGACCGTATCCTGATAGACCAGATGACAGGGGGCGGGGTAGACTACCCTCCCATGGATGAAGCTTTTGACACG GTATTCTTGGGTGAACCCGACAAAGCCAGAGTATACGACATCTTGTCAGACAGGACGAAGTTTGAAGCTAGTCTTGTTAAGAGGTTTCCAGAAGAGGAGGAAGGGATACGTAAAATGATGCAATATTTTAAG GATTGTCATGGATTCATGGAGGGATATTTCGTACTCAAGTTTTTACCCAAATGGATCATCGGAATTATGACATACACAGGCATTTACAACAAGTTGTTCAAATCATATGCaaagtatgtatctgtaacaaCGAAAGAAATACTGGATCGGTGTACGGAAAACAAAGAGCTTAGAGCGGTATTTACCTATATCTTCGGCGACTATG GTATCGTTCCGTCTCAATCCTCGTTTGGACTACACGCTATAGTTCTGAATCACTACCTAGATGGTGCTTACTACATCCGGGGCGGTTCTAGTGAAGTAGTGATGCATACTATTCCAGTAATTCAGGCCGCTGGGGGTCAGGTACTGACGAAGGCATCCGTTTCTAAAATACTGATGAACTCACTCGGACAGGCTCATG GTGTGGAGGTAAAGACAAAAGATGCCACGGTACAAATATACGCCAAGCGTATCATATCAGATGCTGGATTGGTCAATACATTCTTTAGGCTCCTCCCCCAGGAAATCGCCTCTAAATCAT GTATATACCCTATGATTAAGCAAGTCGGGAGCAGCTTAGCGTTCCTAACGGCATTTATCGGACTGAAGGGCACCAAGGAAGAACTAGGTCTCAAGTCTCACAATATGTGGGCATTTACCAG AACCGACCAAGAAGATGCCATCAACGAATATTTAGCCCTTTCTCCAGAGGAACTAGACGGCTATGGAATTCCGTTGATGTTTGCATCGTTTCCATCCGCGAAAGACCCATCATGGGAGAAGCGAAATCCAG GGAAAAGCACGTGCTTAATTATCACGCTTGCCAAAAGTGAATGGTTTACTCGTTGGAAGGATGAGAAAGTGAAGCGAAGGAGTGATGAGTATAATGATTTGAAGAACTCAATTGGCAGGCAAATGTGGGACCAACTTATCAAGATTAACCCCCGATTGGAAGGCAAG GAAGAGTTCATTGAGGTGGGTACACCTTTAAGTAACGCCCACTACTTAGGATCTACTGAAGGAGAAATGTACGGTCTACAACACAGCACAGAACGATTACTGGCTCCGGCAGCCGTCCATCTTCGGGCGGAAACTGATATCCCGGGACTCTACCTAACAG GACAAGACATTCTGACAGCTGGATTCACGGGGGCTTCGTTTTCCGCACTACTTTGTGCATCGTCAATACTCAACAGAAATCTGCACGACGATTTATCCCAACTTGCAAAGGACATGAAGAAATCGgcatag